The Exiguobacterium sp. FSL W8-0210 genome has a window encoding:
- a CDS encoding DUF6290 family protein: MKAKNMTTSALVRDAVLERIEDEIDLQFLPDLKATYRKQLKKITFDEVMIQSCLKKTNFLQMLHDV; the protein is encoded by the coding sequence ATGAAAGCAAAGAACATGACTACTTCCGCTCTCGTGCGAGACGCCGTCCTCGAGCGCATCGAGGACGAAATCGACCTGCAATTCCTTCCTGACTTAAAAGCAACATACCGCAAACAATTAAAAAAAATTACTTTTGACGAAGTGATGATTCAATCATGTCTCAAGAAGACAAATTTTCTCCAAATGCTTCATGATGTCTAG